Part of the Citrus sinensis cultivar Valencia sweet orange chromosome 2, DVS_A1.0, whole genome shotgun sequence genome, TTGTGAATTTAAGTCGTGCAAGCAGCACGTATACTGGTGTAACTATTTTTTCTAGGCAAAATATGGGACACATGTAactaactattttttttttttataatttttaccaTTTTGTTGTCCCAGTCTCATATTGGTGAAAATCTGAGCtgctacaaaattaattcaatggCTGATAATGCTAGTAGATGAACCACAAATTCAAGATAATCGACATTTTCTGTACAATATCTTTTAAGGTTGAAGTGAAATGAAACGTGTACCTCAAATGGTCTTTTCATCAGAAAAGGTTTTGAAATCTGctgtcccaaaaaaaaaaaaaaatcctcgtTCAGTTTGTTAAAACAatattaaacttttttaaGGCAAATGAATGAACCAACAGGTGGTCAAGAAGATCCTAAAGGGAATCTCAATCAACTAAGATTTTgaaacatcaaaatcaaaacaaaaatcttgaaaatgtGTAATATGAAATATTCATTCCAGTGGATAAAGCAATAGCGATAAGGAAAATTTCCCACGCAGGATCAACAGATGCCAAAAAAGGGCTCAATGCAAAGTACCTGTTTATAgagtacaaattttatttagtttcgaCATTTTTGCTCGTAGTTTTTCCAAGAGAAGCTCTCTCTCGTATTCAAAATGGTTGTCAAAAGTATCCTACTTTAGTCACACCCAAAAAGATAATCAATCAGGCATGATGGTTCTTGAAGGTCCTACATCAATTGTGATTGTAAAGAATTCCAAACAAATGGTTTGATTTCTCAAGGTCTGAAGTGCAAAAACCGCCTGGAATACAAACAAAATGccaatttatttaatactcATTTCCAACCGAATTCTTCATTCATGTCAAAGACTACAACCCCACTTTCTTCTCAAGCTTTTGGATCTGGTTGAGGAATATCCAAGTCATCTGCAAGACCATGCATCCGTTGATCAATAAACATGAGATATCATATCTCACTTAAAATTTAGCTTTTGGTGCGAGGATATTGATATTAATCGAGGTCAAGTGCACAAGTGATAAAGAATGACAGAagtgagaaagagagattACCATGACATGAGGAGCAATCCGAACACAGTACACAGGGAAACCAGTGTAAAATTTGAATGGTCCACCAGCCTTGAGGGTTTTCATGGCACAGTCCATAGAGCCTGTGTATGGATACTTTCCTTGAGCATCTGGTTGCATTTTCTGAATTTGTGTTTTGACATAATCAAAGGGTAAACTGCAAGCTGAAGCAAAGAACCCTGACACTGTACTCGCCCCTGagaacaaaaggaaaaagcaagaTATTAGCCACACACAGCATGAATCTTCCTCAGGATCAAAGGAAAATCATCAAAACACTTAGAACCGGCACACTACAACTTGCGCCCCTGCTTGAAAACTCCAAGGACCGCACATCCTTGATCAGATGTCTCATGATCAAGCACAACCAGTCTATAACAACCAGGATATAAGGATATAAGGGAAACCACAATTCAATTTCGCATGTCGAACTCTATTTAGGATGTTTCTCATACTTCTGACAATTGATTTACTAAAGGACCCAACTTATGACTATATCACCAAccaaagaagaaatataatCAGAAACAACATCAATCACGCAAGAAAGATGAGTAAAAAGTAATTGATGATGGTCATAGTAATTGATGACAGTCATTCACATAATGTTCCAGATAAAACTAGTTTCCAAACCGATTAGATTTATAATATCAACAAATCTAGGCAGTTAACCCAAAGTAATTGACTTGTTTATCcctaaactaaaataactacCACAGTCTCGGACCACCAAAGCAAGGGCATAAAAGATGAGACCAATTAAAACGAATTACAAACTAATGATTAGTACTTGAAATGAAGAATGGGAGAATATATTAAGAATTTGTTCAGTAAGACAAACAAAGGAAAAGATGGAAATGCAAAAACTCCTTTCTCAGATATCAAAAATGTCATCTCATTACCCAAAAGGTCATGTGAACGGTATCTGGACAAATCCAAATGTGCATTGAGAGGTTGGGAAAGAGAGGGATCATTTGGCCATGAATAATAAAAGCTGAAAAGAGATCTCTAAACTAACTCCACAGTTCTAATGGAAATAAGAATTCAACACATTCGCAGTTTTGAATCCAGCACATATATTAACACTTCGCAAGATCTAATATTCATTATCCttactaaaagaaaataataagtaaCTTATACCAAGGGCAGAGTGTAAAATTCGATCAGAAGAGATGTGCTTAATCTGGATgtaacaaatgaaaaattccATTTACATGAAACAATATTCATAATTTCTGTCAAAGTCTTTCGAACCTGTCTATTGCTTATGACAACCATtgaaaaccattttttttaacccacTTGCCTATCTCAgataatggaaaaataattgagaagAAACTTTAGGCAAAGATAACACACTGATTGCAGAGAATACTTGCCGATTACTGTAGGAAGTTCAGACAAGCCACACGCATCTCTGAAAAACTCAACACTTTGATCGTAGGAGGCAAGCATGCCCATGTTCAATGCCATAGCTCTCACAACAGTAGGACCTGCACCTTTCCAAAGTGCTAAGACCCCTTCATCTGCAACAATACGATAAAGAGCTTGGAAGGCATTAGTGTAATTGCGGCGTTGAGCAGCAGGTAGTGTGGCATCAGCCTGCATACGGATAAGTGCCAAATCTGCTGGACTACCAACAGAAGCTCCAATAGCACCAGCAGTTAGCCCACACAAGGCTTTCTGATACAATGGAAGAGGCTTCCCGTCATTGGCTTCAATTGCTTTGTTTGTCAAGATCctagaaaaaagagagatggaAATCCAATAAACAGCaaataactatttatttaagaaaaagtaaaaaaaaatccatgtctcattcttttttttttggtggggggGGGTGGGTTGTAAAAcacaaatgaaaagaaaaactcaCCTAAATGATCCAAGACGAGCAGTGGTATATGTAGCTTGCCTGAGCAGTCCAGCAGACAACCCCTGCtcaatataaaatagtttaaaCAAACCTAAAGTAAGAAATCGTTTTTAGTCTAACTGGCCATGTAAGAccacattttgaattttgaaaacatgACAGTACACATTTAGGTTAAAGTCCACAGAAATGGGAGATTAGCAGTTTCTTAGTCTATCCCATTCATATCACAAAAGCTGACAAAACCAAACAAGGATCCATACAAACCTTGTAAAAGGCACCAAAACCCTCATTCTTAAGCATAGTCTTTGTCACAGTACCGGCGGATCCCTGGCCCAGCTGAATTCTCACCTGCCAACAGCAGAAAACAACCAAGCAAATGgaatcaaacataaaattgAAACATCAAAGAACGAAAATCCCGCAAATCAAAACAACATAAGCTTCCTAAAATACCCATCCAATCACAGATCTAAAACACATCGAAACTCAAAAGAACCCACTTGcagcacccaaaaaaaaaaaaaaaatcaaaactttaacACACTCAACAAATAAGAGTCCAATCTTTCACCCATACGACAACATAAAAACACAAACCCACATCCGCTTTCGAGTAAATTTGCATTACCTTGATCATATCGATGGGCTGAATGACACAGGTGGCAAGCATACCAGAGGCACCACCATTGACAAAAGGCTTAACGGTGGGCCATACACCAGCTGATTGTGGCTTCTTCTCCTCTcccatttttttccttttggatCCAAGAAAGCTTAAGCTggctagagagagagagaaagaagatTGAGTACAGACTGAGGGAGAGAGGGAGGTGTAAGGAGGCAATATAAAGAAGGGAAGCAAAAGCACCAAACCAAATACAAACCCTCCAAGGCTCcaaccaaaattatttatttaatactgctttaattttttctttctgtttttctttttctaaaagtCAATTGTTGTgctgaatttcattttacatatttttttctattttactttGACTATGTCTATTTTGCACTTTATTaacatgaatattttatgtttttaataaattgaaaatagcATTGATATGAACGAAAGAATTTGAACATAGGCCTTGGagaagttattaattttttttttaaaaaaaatgactacATAAAGAGAATGATGGTTAGTACatattatgataaattaatgcacattcaataattaatatgttgtcttttttttttttttgtattcttatttttgttggagaacattttatcctttaattcATTTTGAGTGATTTAATTcttacatttaaaattataaaataaaaagatatcaAACTTTTAATTGTATCGAGTTTAAATATGTACAAAGGTACACCacttaatcatttttaattgtaatggAGTATTTGACTTGGATTCAACGGACCCTAccattttaatatgttttaaaaatatttaatttcgaGGATCTAAAATGTCAAACTATGTTGAGAGgagcatatataatataatatagaaataaaattaatttgacaagTCACTTTTTAACTTCCTCAACGTTACGCCACAGGCGTAGCCCGAGTGGCCAgggctgctgccctccaaCTTGGAGGGCAGCAGTTCGAACCCCCACAAAAGTATTGTGGGGGTATTTCCTTCCtcaattaatttgagtgaaaGTAGTCTTCTTCCTTACCCATGAGTGAGGAGTAgacatccctcgaatatttgtgaGGGTTAAAATCTGGGCAGAGCTCTATTAGCATTGATGTCAGTTGGTCCCAGTAatagtctgatttgtaaatatcagtaatagtctcatgtatatgagttgtaatctgagcaatagtctcatgtaatcaaaaaaaaaaaaaaaaaaacttcctCAACGTTGAATAGTTTAAAGATGTTGGCCATATATGAGATGAATCatcatgtaataaaattttgattcataGAAAATCATACAGATGTAATATAAGTCTATTCCATCTAAATAATTGTATATAAAGGACTATATTTTAACACTTTGActtgaattatatttatttatatgatttcGGAATGGCCACTGCTATGTTACGTTGAGtgtaacatacacacactCACAGCAACAGTAAAATGATGAGACTTGTTACTGTTGCTGTGagtgtgtgtatgttacaCTCAACGTAACATAGGGTGACCCTTTCGGAATAGTTTATTAGGTTATTGCATTTGTTCAAGATCCATAAATTTCATGAGttaaacatttattattaaaaaaaacaaaaattattacaaataattGGGTTTTTCgcagataaaatattttttttttcatccaaACTCGTTTGTTGTTCGTTTCTTTAAAATGGAAGTTGAAGAAGTGTCAAATTTGACTTCATGCCTGGGAAAAGATTGATGGGATAGCGAACACTTTGCTTTTCCGATACCAAAAAGTTAGTATAATGcgatttaataaacaaataaataggtAATTCTActttctgttttttttctgattttaCTTTTTGTCGAACAACCCCATTGCTAGTGGTGCGTTGgaaattcattatttaattaatatatatatatatata contains:
- the LOC102620500 gene encoding mitochondrial dicarboxylate/tricarboxylate transporter DTC: MGEEKKPQSAGVWPTVKPFVNGGASGMLATCVIQPIDMIKVRIQLGQGSAGTVTKTMLKNEGFGAFYKGLSAGLLRQATYTTARLGSFRILTNKAIEANDGKPLPLYQKALCGLTAGAIGASVGSPADLALIRMQADATLPAAQRRNYTNAFQALYRIVADEGVLALWKGAGPTVVRAMALNMGMLASYDQSVEFFRDACGLSELPTVIGASTVSGFFASACSLPFDYVKTQIQKMQPDAQGKYPYTGSMDCAMKTLKAGGPFKFYTGFPVYCVRIAPHVMMTWIFLNQIQKLEKKVGL